One Pullulanibacillus sp. KACC 23026 DNA segment encodes these proteins:
- a CDS encoding ROK family transcriptional regulator: MSKLVGSFQLMKSLNRSLILNTIRQRSPISRADLAKITQLTPPTVSSLVKELLDMELVMESEQGESKGGRKPTLLVINASSYQVVGLDVGPSSIKLVLTDLNGEIIDSAEDDVPKGVTRTDLLELMARNIENFIRKNPIHIDKLLGIGVGMHGIVDVDKGISLLAPNLHLKDIPIKDYLEDKFNVLVKVENDVRAMALGEFWFGAGRGSQSLVCINVGRGIGAGIIHDGKLFHGRHSIAGEIGHMIIDLNGPLCQCGNEGCLQAIASGPALVDLAIHAMNDGQETLLKNAKHGGPLSGESIYEAAKLGDTLARRLLAEAGKALGVGITNLIHVLNPDRIIIGGGVAKAEGFVFESLRGTIHKLVLTEKAKHTVVLPSELGQHATAIGAATLLLAELFATPTTD; the protein is encoded by the coding sequence ATGAGTAAACTTGTTGGCAGCTTTCAATTAATGAAATCTTTAAATCGATCTCTTATCTTAAATACCATTAGACAGCGCAGTCCCATTTCCAGGGCTGATCTGGCAAAAATAACCCAATTAACCCCTCCAACCGTTAGCAGCCTCGTGAAAGAATTATTGGATATGGAACTCGTTATGGAAAGCGAGCAGGGCGAGTCAAAAGGAGGGCGTAAACCAACCCTACTGGTGATTAATGCTTCCAGTTATCAAGTGGTGGGATTAGATGTCGGCCCAAGCTCCATTAAACTTGTTCTGACCGATTTAAATGGGGAAATCATCGATTCCGCTGAAGATGACGTCCCAAAAGGAGTCACCCGTACAGACCTGCTTGAGCTTATGGCAAGAAACATAGAGAACTTTATACGAAAAAATCCAATCCATATCGATAAATTACTCGGTATAGGGGTTGGCATGCACGGCATTGTGGATGTAGACAAGGGCATCTCCCTACTCGCTCCTAATCTGCATCTGAAGGATATCCCGATTAAAGATTATCTTGAAGATAAATTTAATGTGCTTGTAAAAGTTGAAAATGACGTTAGAGCCATGGCTTTAGGGGAATTTTGGTTCGGAGCAGGGCGCGGTTCACAATCTCTAGTGTGTATCAATGTCGGCCGGGGAATTGGAGCAGGCATTATTCATGACGGGAAGCTTTTTCATGGCCGTCACTCCATAGCTGGGGAAATTGGGCATATGATTATTGATTTGAACGGGCCTCTTTGTCAATGTGGCAATGAAGGATGCCTCCAAGCGATTGCTTCTGGCCCTGCACTAGTTGACCTAGCCATACATGCAATGAATGACGGACAGGAAACTCTTTTGAAAAACGCAAAGCATGGCGGTCCATTATCAGGAGAGTCGATCTATGAAGCCGCGAAACTTGGGGACACACTTGCAAGACGGTTACTAGCTGAGGCTGGAAAAGCACTCGGGGTCGGGATAACGAATTTAATACACGTACTTAACCCCGATCGGATCATTATTGGCGGCGGTGTCGCTAAAGCGGAAGGCTTTGTGTTTGAAAGCCTTAGAGGCACCATTCATAAGCTTGTCTTAACCGAGAAGGCCAAGCATACCGTTGTTCTCCCTTCAGAGCTCGGCCAACATGCCACGGCCATTGGGGCCGCCACCTTGCTGCTTGCTGAACTGTTTGCGACGCCTACAACTGATTGA
- the galT gene encoding galactose-1-phosphate uridylyltransferase: MAELRYNPLLRDWTMVSAKRQNRPNMPKDFCPFCPGSGKVPDHYDVHLYHNDFPVLSENPPVPDNVGGKLYQTREAYGRCEVVLYSPDHHATIPDLPKENMQKLIQLWCDTFSELEKDPKHQYVMIFENRGEEVGVTMPHPHGQVYAYPFIPLKVKTELSSCQDYYEETGHNLFDVMIEEEKAFGERVILEGKTFIAYIPFFTDYPFGVHLVCKTNKTAITEFTNDEKEELGNMLQSLVGGMDCLYNRLFPYMMVMHQRPSNLEDPKDYYRFHIEFYPPLRDKDKIKYNASSETGGWAAANPTKVEETSTLLRDAIQVYLKKKG, from the coding sequence TTGGCTGAATTAAGATATAACCCGCTGCTTAGAGATTGGACGATGGTGTCGGCCAAACGGCAAAACAGACCAAATATGCCTAAGGATTTTTGTCCTTTTTGCCCAGGGTCTGGAAAAGTGCCTGATCATTATGATGTCCATCTTTATCACAACGATTTTCCAGTGCTGTCTGAGAATCCTCCCGTTCCAGATAATGTGGGTGGAAAGCTTTATCAAACAAGAGAGGCTTATGGGCGCTGTGAAGTCGTCCTGTATTCACCGGACCATCATGCAACTATTCCTGATTTACCAAAAGAAAATATGCAAAAGCTTATTCAGTTGTGGTGTGACACCTTCTCCGAGTTAGAAAAGGATCCTAAGCATCAATATGTCATGATTTTTGAGAATCGTGGAGAAGAGGTAGGTGTGACAATGCCTCACCCCCATGGTCAGGTCTATGCATATCCGTTTATTCCTTTAAAGGTTAAGACAGAGCTTTCTTCTTGTCAGGATTATTATGAAGAAACAGGTCATAATCTGTTTGATGTCATGATTGAAGAAGAAAAAGCGTTTGGAGAGCGGGTCATTTTAGAAGGGAAAACCTTTATTGCCTACATTCCCTTTTTTACTGATTATCCTTTTGGTGTTCACCTTGTTTGTAAGACTAATAAAACGGCCATTACAGAGTTTACAAACGATGAGAAGGAAGAATTGGGGAACATGCTCCAAAGCTTAGTTGGAGGTATGGACTGCCTCTATAATCGTTTGTTCCCGTATATGATGGTCATGCATCAAAGGCCGTCAAACCTGGAGGACCCGAAGGACTATTACCGATTCCATATTGAATTTTATCCGCCATTAAGAGACAAAGATAAGATCAAGTACAATGCTTCGTCAGAGACAGGCGGCTGGGCAGCTGCGAACCCAACAAAGGTTGAGGAAACATCTACCCTTTTAAGAGATGCCATACAAGTTTATTTAAAAAAGAAAGGATAG
- a CDS encoding galactokinase — MTQSIEKSLLQNFQEYFGESDQPVRLFFAPGRVNLIGEHTDYNGGYVFPAAITLGTYMAVRKRNDSKYVMKSDNFPGNQVEIDQSLIVNDPNDDWGNYPKGIIKELLELGVPLAGADLLYHGNLPNGAGLSSSASIGMVTAYGLSQLVDFSISTKELAFLCQRMENRFIGVNTGIMDQTAVGFGKANQAILLNCKSFELEMIPLNLGDYKIVITNTNKRRGLADSKYNERRQECEKGLAELQQVKAGLTCLGDLSLELFEELEGTIKEPLIKKRVRHVVTEDNRVLLAAQYLKEDQLEAFGQLMIASHLSLRDDYEVTGAELDALFESQKAAPGCIGTRMTGAGFGGCTVSLVNSNQLDAFEQQVQEAYFNRTGLTPTFYMCEAGPGVLELEKQSN, encoded by the coding sequence GTGACACAATCCATTGAAAAATCACTCTTACAGAATTTCCAGGAGTATTTTGGGGAGAGCGACCAGCCTGTGCGTCTGTTCTTTGCACCGGGAAGAGTTAATTTGATTGGAGAGCATACCGATTATAACGGCGGATATGTCTTTCCAGCTGCCATAACCTTAGGCACTTATATGGCAGTAAGAAAACGCAATGATTCCAAATATGTGATGAAAAGTGACAATTTCCCAGGTAATCAAGTGGAGATCGATCAGTCGCTAATTGTTAATGATCCCAATGATGATTGGGGCAATTATCCTAAGGGAATTATTAAGGAATTGCTCGAATTGGGGGTGCCGCTTGCAGGAGCGGATCTTTTATATCACGGTAACCTTCCCAATGGGGCGGGCCTGTCGTCCTCTGCTTCGATTGGAATGGTAACCGCTTACGGACTCTCTCAGCTCGTTGATTTTTCTATCTCGACCAAAGAACTTGCCTTTTTGTGCCAGCGCATGGAAAACCGTTTTATAGGCGTCAATACAGGGATTATGGATCAAACCGCTGTTGGCTTTGGAAAGGCAAATCAAGCCATTTTACTTAATTGTAAGTCCTTTGAACTGGAAATGATTCCACTGAATTTAGGCGATTATAAAATCGTGATAACGAATACGAATAAACGCAGAGGTTTGGCGGATTCGAAATATAATGAACGCAGGCAAGAATGTGAAAAGGGATTGGCAGAACTTCAGCAGGTTAAGGCTGGTTTGACTTGTTTAGGGGATTTATCGCTAGAATTATTTGAAGAGCTTGAGGGGACTATTAAAGAACCTCTTATTAAAAAGCGTGTCAGACATGTTGTGACAGAGGACAACAGAGTTCTTCTGGCAGCACAGTATTTAAAAGAAGACCAATTAGAAGCGTTCGGTCAATTAATGATTGCTTCTCATCTTTCGCTTCGTGATGATTATGAAGTGACGGGTGCAGAGCTTGATGCTTTGTTTGAGTCGCAAAAAGCTGCTCCGGGCTGTATCGGGACAAGAATGACAGGAGCAGGCTTCGGTGGTTGTACGGTGAGTCTCGTCAATTCGAATCAATTAGACGCCTTTGAGCAGCAGGTTCAAGAAGCCTATTTTAACAGGACGGGTTTAACCCCTACCTTTTATATGTGTGAAGCAGGACCAGGCGTGCTTGAATTAGAAAAACAATCCAATTGA